One window of Salminus brasiliensis chromosome 16, fSalBra1.hap2, whole genome shotgun sequence genomic DNA carries:
- the ap4m1 gene encoding AP-4 complex subunit mu-1 — translation MISQVFILSSEGDHLIYKDFRGEADKDAISVFYEMVTALSGDQPPVVMSHKDLNFIHVRQGGLYWVASTKTDASPFTIIEFLNRLAALTRDYCGSLCEKSVRMNFALIYELLDEMVDYGYIQTTSTDILKNFIQTEAVTSKPFSLFDLSNVGLFGAETQQSKVAPSAAATRPIMSYRSEQGGKNEIFVDVVERLSVVIGSNGALMKADVEGEIRVKCYLPTCSEMRIGLNEEFSIGKSLLRGYGMAVRVDECSFHQAVKLDEFDTYRILKVCPSQGEQTLMQYQLSDELPCAPPFRLFPTVEKDYGSRLLIFLKLRCDLPPKSTALNVSVTVPVPKGSLSLSQELSSPDQTADLQLKSKAILWSIPRFPGGAQLSALFKVEVPGLSSASLLEVGPVSMSFELPKHTCTGLQIRFLRLSPTQPGLSQRWVRYVTHSDSYTIRI, via the exons TCCGTGGGGAGGCAGACAAAGATGCTATCAGTGTTTTCTATGAGATGGTTACAGCGCTGAGTGGAGACCAGCCTCCTGTGGTGATG AGTCACAAAGATCTGAACTTCATTCATGTCAGACAGGGTGGACTTTACTGGGTTGCGTCTACGAAGACCGACGCCTCTCCGTTCACCATCATAGAGTTTCTCAACAG GCTCGCAGCTCTGACTAGGGATTACTGCGGCAGTCTGTGTGAAAAATCTGTGCGGATGAACTTTGCTCTGATTTACGAGCTCCTGGATGAGATGGTG GACTATGGCTACATACAGACAACCTCCACTGACATCCTGAAAAACTTCATCCAGACGGAGGCGGTCACTTCCAAACCCTTCAGTCTGTTTGACCTCAGCAATGTTGGTCTG TTTGGAGCCGAGACGCAGCAGAGTAAAGTTGCGCCCAGTGCTGCCGCCACTCGCCCCATCATGTCCTATCGGAGTGAGCAG ggaGGAAAGAATGAAATCTTTGTGGACGTTGTGGAGCGGCTCTCTGTGGTTATCGGCTCCAAC GGGGCTCTGATGAAAGCAGATGTTGAGGGAGAGATCAGGGTAAAATGCTATCTTCCAACCTGTTCAG AGATGAGGATCGGGCTGAATGAGGAGTTCAGTATAGGGAAGTCTCTGCTCAGAG gctatGGAATGGCTGTACGGGTCGATGAATGTAGTTTCCACCAGGCTGTGAAGCTGGATGAATTTGATACCTATAGAATTTTAAAAGTTTGCCCTAGCCAAGGAGAg CAAACCCTTATGCAGTATCAGCTGAGTGACGAGCTGCCCTGTGCGCCCCCGTTCCGGCTCTTCCCCACGGTGGAGAAGGATTATGGAAGCAG ATTATTAATCTTCCTCAAGCTACGCTGTGACTTGCCACCTAAGAG CACTGCCTTAAACGTTTCTGTTACTGTTCCTGTCCCAAAGGGGTCTTTAAG TCTCTCCCAGGAGCTGAGCAGCCCTGACCAGACAGCGGATCTGCAACTTAAAAGCAAAGCCATTCTTTGGTCAATTCCACGATTCCCTGGGGGAGCTCAGCTATCTGCACTTTTCAAG GTGGAGGTTCCAGGCCTTAGCTCTGCCTCACTTCTGGAGGTGGGGCCGGTCAGTATGAGCTTTGAGCTGCCCAAACACACCTGTACAGGACTTCAGATCCGCTTCTTGCGGCTCTCTCCCACCCAGCCGGGGTTGTCCCAGCGCTGGGTCCGCTACGTCACACACTCCGATTCGTACACTATCCGTATCTGA